The Microbacterium trichothecenolyticum sequence GGCTCGAATACGTTGCGTGCTCACGGCTTGGGCGTTGAGTGCGACACACCAACTCGGATACACCCGGAACCCGCGCTTGCCGGGCCCCTTCCCCGACGTCACACCCAGTTCGACGAGATGCGCAGCTGTGGAACGAAACATCCCGCGTCTGTCATTCTGCGCGACGAAGACGAACAGCCCCGCCGCAGGATCCAGGTCGCCGAACGGAATGATCTTCCCCTTCGCATCCCGTCGCCAAAATGCGACGAAAGCTCCCGACTTGGTGGGCGTGTTCCGTGCAGTCCGGATGTGCCAGGCGTCCGCATCTATCTGCACGATCCCAGACTCGTAGTCGCTGCTTTGGGCCTCGGGGATCACCTCGGCGGCCACTCCCATCGCCGCGGAGTAGACCGCAAAGGCATCAAACTGCATGCGGCCGCGCATTCTCGCATGGACGAGTGAGGCGCAGGTGGAGCAACGGATACGGGCGACCGGCCTCGTCGGTCGCGCTGCGATTGACGACCTCGAATCCGCGATGGGCGTAGAAGCCTGCGGCCGAGACGTTCTGCTCGTTGACATCGACTTTCGTCACACCGTGGTTCTCGACCGCATGCGCGAGCAGAGCCGTGCCGACACCCCCGCCGTGCTGCGCCGCGTCGACGAACAGCATCTCCAGCACTCCGTCGAGCACACCCGAAAATCCCACCGGTCGACCTTCGCGCTCGGCGACCGACAGAACGACGGCGGGAAAGTAGTCGGACTGCAGCCGGGCCTCGATCTCCTCTCGATCCGCCTCGGCGAGGAAGTCGTGCGTCGCATAAACGGCCCCGCGCCAGATCTCCGCGAGCCACGGGTACTCTTCCGGTCCCCTCACAGACCGGATGGTCAGCGGTTCCATGAACTACCGGTTACTGAGGGCGAGTCGATTACCCTCACTGTCTCGTAACTCGGCGACGATCAGCCCATCCGCAACCTCCTGAGCGGGGTACAAGATCGACCCACCGAGTGCCCTCACACGTCCCAACACGTCCTCGACGTCGTCGACCGTCACGTACACCCGGGTGCCGTCGATGGACGGCACATACGACTCGCCTTCCATGAGAGCGATGACCGCGCCCTCGGCGTCCGAGTCCTCATCCAGAACGCAGCAGGGGTGCGCGTCGATGACCGTTCGACGCAGCGACACACCGAACAACTGTCCGTAGAAGTAAGCCGCGCGGTCCAG is a genomic window containing:
- a CDS encoding acetyltransferase, with product MRGPEEYPWLAEIWRGAVYATHDFLAEADREEIEARLQSDYFPAVVLSVAEREGRPVGFSGVLDGVLEMLFVDAAQHGGGVGTALLAHAVENHGVTKVDVNEQNVSAAGFYAHRGFEVVNRSATDEAGRPYPLLHLRLTRPCENARPHAV
- a CDS encoding VOC family protein; translation: MRVRATYIEIPVENLDRAAYFYGQLFGVSLRRTVIDAHPCCVLDEDSDAEGAVIALMEGESYVPSIDGTRVYVTVDDVEDVLGRVRALGGSILYPAQEVADGLIVAELRDSEGNRLALSNR
- a CDS encoding MepB family protein, with the translated sequence MQFDAFAVYSAAMGVAAEVIPEAQSSDYESGIVQIDADAWHIRTARNTPTKSGAFVAFWRRDAKGKIIPFGDLDPAAGLFVFVAQNDRRGMFRSTAAHLVELGVTSGKGPGKRGFRVYPSWCVALNAQAVSTQRIRARAFQEF